The nucleotide sequence CTCTGTGATATTTAGGTGAGCAGCAACATCTTTGTTGGACAGACCTCGCACAAACAGAAGCTCAATGCATTTGAGTCGTTCGAACTCGCCGGTTGACTGCCATTTGTCGATCCATTCTCCCAGGCATTCCGCGATCGCGATCTCCTCTCCCGATTTCCGTTCGACACTTCGTGCGATACTCGAAGCAACGCGGGCATTGCCCTGAACTTCGTAGTCTCCTCCCGAACTGTTCCCGGAGTGAAGCGGAAGCGTTGGCCGCCGGCCTTTCTTACGAAGCACATCTGTCAACTTGTGGGCTGCGATCGCAAAGAGAAACGACTCCACGCGTTTTGACTCGTCGAAGTTTGGAAGAGCTGTCAAAAACCCGAGAAACGTTTCCTGCACAACGTCTTCAGACAGAGCTCGGTCACCGATGCGGCTGTTCACGAAAGCCAGCAGTCGACCTTCATAAAGCGAGATGCATTCTTGCCAGGCGGACTCGTCTCCCGTTCGAATTCGCTGAATGAGTGCTCGTTCTTTCGAGGTGACTGACATCGACAATCCAATCAATTGGATTTGAGCTCGTTTTGAAGAAGTCGTGAGAGTTCCACGCGAGCGAACGCTAAACAGACAGCATCAAATTGTTCTCAAGCAGAGTCGATAATCGACGACAAGCTGGGAACGGTTCACTTTTTGATCTGACTGGCTCGCTCTTGGATTGCAACGGGAACGGATTGCAAAAGCTTCTGGATCACATCATCTGGAGAAATTCCCTCACTATCCGCCTGAAACGTCGTCAAAATTCGGTGTCGCAACACCGGAATCGCCACAGCCTTCACATCTTCCGTTGTCACGTGAAAACGACCTTCAAGGATGGCGCGGGCTTTGGCTCCCAAAATCAGGTACTGCCCTGCTCTTGGACCAGCCCCCCACGACAGGAACTTCTTCACAAAATCCGGGGCGGTGTCTTCATTCGGTCGCGAAGCCCGGACAAGATCACGGGCATAGATGAAAACATGCTCGGCAACCGGCACTTTTCGAACGACTTCTTGCAGCGCCAGAATCTGAGCACCCGTCAATGCTGGCTTAAGTTCCGGTTCGTGGCCTCCGGTCGTCTGCTTGAGGATTCGCAATTCCTCTGCAGCGGTCGGATATTCGACTCTCACGTTGAACATGAATCGATCGAGTTGGGCTTCTGGAAGCGGGTACGTTCCTTCCTGCTCAATCGGGTTTTGTGTTGCTAATACGAAGAACGGAGACGGAAGCCGGTAAGTGTTCGAACCGACGGTGACGTGCCGTTCCTGCATCGCTTCCAGAAGTGCCGCCTGAGTTTTGGGCGGAGTCCGGTTGATTTCGTCCGCGAGAAGCACGTGTGTAAAGATCGGCCCTTGCATGAAGTGAAAAGCACGTTGACCGGTTTCGGGGTCATCCTGCAAGACATCAGTGCCTGTGATGTCCGACGGCATAAGGTCCGGCGTGAACTGAATTCTTCGAAAGGAAAGCTGAAGAATCTGAGCGACCGTGCTGACCAGAAGAGTTTTCGCCAGCCCCGGTACTCCAACCAGCAGGCAGTGCCCCCGACTGAAGAGTGCGATGAGAAGCTGGTCGATCACATCGTCTTGACCGATGATGACTTTTCCAATCTCCTCGCGGAGCCGTGAATACGCAGACGCCAACCCGCGGATGGCCCGTTCTTCCATCGCTGTCGTCTCGGTTGACTGCGGTTGTTCAATCGAGGAGGAATTGGGAGGAGTCGAATTCATTCGCGAACTCAATTGAGGTGGGATCGTCAGAGATAGTTGGGCTTCGAGTGTATCGAATCAATTCCGTCGCTCAAAGGAGGGAGTCTCTTCACCGCATCAAGAGATGATTGTTCGCCATCGTAATTCCCGACAGCATCGACCCGATGATCCCCAGGAATCCCTGATCTGTTCCGCAGAGATAAAGGTTTTCGACAGGTGTGACTCCGTCGAGAACTTTGACCGGTGCTCCGTAGACCGCTCCTCGAACATGTCCCGTAAATCGCTTGATCGTGCGAGGCGTGAAGATATCGACATCGACTACGTGATCACGAAAATCCGGAATGTGTGCCATCGCTGAATCGACCATTCGATCAGCCCACTCCTTCTTCGCGGTGACATATTCTTCATCGCCGACAGAACACCAGTAATCCGGATTCGCGAGTGCTGTCATGCGAATGAAGCCGTCTTCGAGTTGCTGTCCGTCCTCGTAAGCGAAGTTGTTGGGTGAACAGATGATTCCGCTGCGAACATCGCACGGTTCTACCGGCGGTTCGTAGTGAAACTTTTCCTCGTTGTTGTAGAACACGATGGTCTCATCGTGTCCCAAGTCGCGAGGCTGACAGTCGAGCACGTAAATCGCTTCGTTGAATGAGACTTCTCCCGCATCCGCGTTCAGTTGGGGATGCGATTTCCCGCACAGTTCGTAGGTCTCCGCCACACCTGCAGAAGAGAGAATCGTTTCTGCTTCGTATTGCGTTCCGTCGTCCGTAATGACTCCGACAGCGCGATCGCCATCAACGACCACTTCCTGCACTCCCTGGCGAAGCTTGAGTTCGCCGCCCAGCGATTTGAATTGACGTGTGAGCGTCTTCAGGATTTTGCGAACCCCATCAAACGGGCGCCCGAATCCTTCTCGAAAGATGCTTTTGAACATGATCACGAACTGGTTGAAGTCCATATCATGCGGCAACGCTGACCCATAGAACATGAGCGGACAGAACAGCATATCGATCAGCATCGGATCAGTCAGATGCTCATTCAAAACCGTTCGGGCAGAGATCGGTTTCTGGCTGAGATTCAACTCGTCGAATTCTTCGATTCGTTGGACGAGTTCCCGAAAACGATTCGCCTGATCGGGAAACTCTTCGCAAACCGTATCCAGAAACTGTTCGTAGTTATTGTCGAAGAACAGCTTCCGCCCTGGGAAGACGACAGATGATCCGTTCTGAGGTGACAGGTCGAAGTCATCCCATCGCAGTCGAAGTTGCTTCAACAACTTTGCCAATGGACCAGTCCGCGTTCCTGGAGCAGCATAGTTTGTGACAGCATGCAGCCCAACATCGTAATTCCGCCCCCTGAGCCGGTAGAAGGAATTCAGGCCGCCGATCGTCGTATGCCTCTCGAGGATACAGACGGACTTGTCGTAATAAGCAAGCCGGATTCCGGCAGCCAAACCGGACATTCCGGCACCAATGATGAGCGTGTCGTACTTCACAAGTTTGTCTTCAAAAGTTGTGTGATTCAGTCCATCAGCCCGTTTCGCGCACGGATCGCCGCAAATCTGCGACGAAGGTGTCGAGAGCAATTTGCTCTTTCCAGTGCACTCACTTGCGCGGTCCCACTCATTGAAAAGCTGAGTTTGCTCGTGCGAGCAAGTGCAAACAAATTTGAATACGGTCTAAATGCGTTTTAGCAACCCTGCGCCCAAATGTCCGCCAAATCCTAGAGAAGTTTTCAGGAGTAGTCCGAGGGGCAGCGGCATTGATGTCGACATCGTCAACGGAACACCACATTCAGGATCGATCGATTGGAGATTCGCTGTGGGTGGCAAGCGTCCGTCTCGCAGTGACAGAATGCCGAGCGCTGTCTCAACCGCTCCCGCCGCTCCCATCAGATGCCCAATACTCCCTTTGACTCCAAACCCAGTCGGTAACTGAGCTTGGTCGCCGAAAATTCTGCGAATCGCACGCGACTCACAGAGATCATTCAATTCTGTGGCGGTGCCGTGATAGCAAATCGAACCAATTTCCGGGGCGTGAACGGAGTGCCTGTCGATGAGCCTGCGGATCACTCTGCCGAGTTCTTCGCCTGATGTGTCGACATTCGTGATGCCCGACGGATCTGATCCCGTTTGTCCGCCAATCCATTCAGCGAGAGGCTTCGCTCGCCGCTTTTCGGCAGCTTCCCATTCTTCAAGAACGACAACAGCCGCCCCTTCTCCAACCATGAAGCCTGAACGCTGAGCGTCGAAAGGTCGACACGCTCCTGCTGGGTCATCTTCCGCTCGAGCCATCACTCCCAGCCGTCGATACGATCCCAACAGACCGGGGTGCAGCGAAGCATCCGTGCTCCCCGCGAGGACGCACGAAAACTCTCCACGCTGGATCCATTGAGCTGCCTGAATAATCGACAATAGCCCAGTTGCACAGGCTGCGACGGGACAGGCGACACCACCTTGAATTCCAAACTCTTGAGCCACCTTCATCGCTGGTGAGCTGGGAAACAGATCTGCAATCGAGATTGCGGAACTGCCTGAGTCAATTGATCGCTGATCGATTTGGAATTGATCGAACGCCTGCAAGTCGGGCTTGCTGGTCCCGATGACGCAACCGCTGTCCGTCAAAACATCCTTAGTCAAGCCGGCGTGTTGTAAAGCTTCTTCCGCCGCCTGCAACGCGAATCGAGTTGCGCGCACCGGTGAAAAAGCGGTCAACTGGTCATCCGCAACCGGTGCTCCGTAAGCTACAGGCCAGCTCTGCAATGATGTTGTCTTCTCTAGTTCGATGGCCTCGACAACTGGAGCTTGCTTTCGACCTGTTCGCTCAATCGCGAGTGATTTCGAAGCAGGGGTTTGTCCCAGACCAACTCGATCCAGAAAGCCCTGCCCCAACCACCGGCCAGCACGTTCGCCTTCCAAAATCGCCTGCCAGGTTGACTCTCGATTGGCCCCGAGCGGAGTCACCAGACCAATACCAGTGACAGCAACACGGACATCCTTCACAACAGGCACCCCAATTGAGAGTGGAGTGCCGACATCAAAGAAACGCTGCGATTCACTGCCGATTGCTCTTCCGACAGACTGCGAACAGGACAAAACCAACCATGATGGCCGTGATCAGGATTTCTGTCCACAACGGACGGATCAGCACCCCGTCGGCACCAGTCGGAGCAGCAGGAACTGGAGCCGGAGCTGGCCCCTGGCCCAAACAGAGTGTTCCCCACATCAGGAGAGCACCGCAGACGCTCAATATTCGCTTGCCAATTCTCACAATACACCTGTTCCATCTGTGACTTCACAACGTTCTTACTCATTCCCTTCGCTGCTGCATCGATCGAGTTTTCCCTCGCTCTTCAATTTATCTCTCGTCTGTCCACGCAAGGGATGTAAACGAGCAGCCGTCACAACTCCCTCTTCGATTCGCAAAACCTGCAATCGCTCCTAAAGCATCGAGAGAATCGGTTGGCGTAACTCCTGAAAATGGTTCGCTCCCAGAAACACCGTTTTCCACGAGCGGGACCGAAGTCTCATCTTCTGAGCATATTCCCGCGTCCAGACACCATAAAAG is from Thalassoglobus sp. JC818 and encodes:
- a CDS encoding sigma-70 family RNA polymerase sigma factor, with the translated sequence MSVTSKERALIQRIRTGDESAWQECISLYEGRLLAFVNSRIGDRALSEDVVQETFLGFLTALPNFDESKRVESFLFAIAAHKLTDVLRKKGRRPTLPLHSGNSSGGDYEVQGNARVASSIARSVERKSGEEIAIAECLGEWIDKWQSTGEFERLKCIELLFVRGLSNKDVAAHLNITEQAVANHKYFILSKLKDAGLQHSRDGFNLEELNSPSDSQ
- a CDS encoding MoxR family ATPase; the protein is MEERAIRGLASAYSRLREEIGKVIIGQDDVIDQLLIALFSRGHCLLVGVPGLAKTLLVSTVAQILQLSFRRIQFTPDLMPSDITGTDVLQDDPETGQRAFHFMQGPIFTHVLLADEINRTPPKTQAALLEAMQERHVTVGSNTYRLPSPFFVLATQNPIEQEGTYPLPEAQLDRFMFNVRVEYPTAAEELRILKQTTGGHEPELKPALTGAQILALQEVVRKVPVAEHVFIYARDLVRASRPNEDTAPDFVKKFLSWGAGPRAGQYLILGAKARAILEGRFHVTTEDVKAVAIPVLRHRILTTFQADSEGISPDDVIQKLLQSVPVAIQERASQIKK
- a CDS encoding NAD(P)/FAD-dependent oxidoreductase; protein product: MKYDTLIIGAGMSGLAAGIRLAYYDKSVCILERHTTIGGLNSFYRLRGRNYDVGLHAVTNYAAPGTRTGPLAKLLKQLRLRWDDFDLSPQNGSSVVFPGRKLFFDNNYEQFLDTVCEEFPDQANRFRELVQRIEEFDELNLSQKPISARTVLNEHLTDPMLIDMLFCPLMFYGSALPHDMDFNQFVIMFKSIFREGFGRPFDGVRKILKTLTRQFKSLGGELKLRQGVQEVVVDGDRAVGVITDDGTQYEAETILSSAGVAETYELCGKSHPQLNADAGEVSFNEAIYVLDCQPRDLGHDETIVFYNNEEKFHYEPPVEPCDVRSGIICSPNNFAYEDGQQLEDGFIRMTALANPDYWCSVGDEEYVTAKKEWADRMVDSAMAHIPDFRDHVVDVDIFTPRTIKRFTGHVRGAVYGAPVKVLDGVTPVENLYLCGTDQGFLGIIGSMLSGITMANNHLLMR
- a CDS encoding beta-ketoacyl-[acyl-carrier-protein] synthase family protein is translated as MKDVRVAVTGIGLVTPLGANRESTWQAILEGERAGRWLGQGFLDRVGLGQTPASKSLAIERTGRKQAPVVEAIELEKTTSLQSWPVAYGAPVADDQLTAFSPVRATRFALQAAEEALQHAGLTKDVLTDSGCVIGTSKPDLQAFDQFQIDQRSIDSGSSAISIADLFPSSPAMKVAQEFGIQGGVACPVAACATGLLSIIQAAQWIQRGEFSCVLAGSTDASLHPGLLGSYRRLGVMARAEDDPAGACRPFDAQRSGFMVGEGAAVVVLEEWEAAEKRRAKPLAEWIGGQTGSDPSGITNVDTSGEELGRVIRRLIDRHSVHAPEIGSICYHGTATELNDLCESRAIRRIFGDQAQLPTGFGVKGSIGHLMGAAGAVETALGILSLRDGRLPPTANLQSIDPECGVPLTMSTSMPLPLGLLLKTSLGFGGHLGAGLLKRI